A genomic region of Chaetodon auriga isolate fChaAug3 chromosome 11, fChaAug3.hap1, whole genome shotgun sequence contains the following coding sequences:
- the LOC143328392 gene encoding protein phosphatase 1 regulatory subunit 1A-like: MEPSSPKKIQFAVPPLQGQLDPQAAEHIRRRRPTPATLQIYRQPGTDVGDQQSAGGESQASDASQRKQSTYAPPTMKELQAGVEQHLLGAGLCETDGQLSPITAQLYATASLWANHNGPEETNGNEASLLLANQEGGVAESSSSGDLSCDHKQEASSPDSVSR; this comes from the exons ATGGAGCCCAGCAGTCCGAAGAAGATCCAGTTCGCGGTGCCTCCGCTGCAGGGACAGCTGGACCCCCAGGCCGCCgaacat ATCCGTCGCAGGAGACCAACTCCTGCCACTCTGCAGATCTACAGACAACCTGGAACAG ATGTCGGAGATCAACAGAGCGCCGGCGGAGAGTCGCAG GCTTCAGACGCCtctcagaggaagcagagcacCTACGCCCCGCCCACCATGAAAG AGCTTCAAGCGGGGGTGGAGCAACACCTTCTGGGGGCGGGGCTATGTGAGACAGACGGCCAGCTGAGcccaatcacagcacagctctATGCCACCGCTTCTCTGTGGGCCAATCACAATGGGCCAGAGGAAACCAATGGGAACGAGGCGAGTCTGCTGTTAGCCAATCAGGAGGGAGGAgtggcagagagcagcagttcAGGGG ATTTGTCATGTGACCACAAACAGGAAGCGTCCAGTCCCGACTCTGTGTCCCGATAG